DNA from Aphis gossypii isolate Hap1 chromosome 3, ASM2018417v2, whole genome shotgun sequence:
ATTTCCACACACGTGCATATCTAATCTGCACATTGTTATAATGTGATGATTTTATAATCCTATCATAGaaggtacaatataatacttctATGTATTGTACACAATCTACGAAACAGTGCTGTTGCCTCCGCGCGTTACTCGATTTAGTAGCATCAGCATGGTTTCTTCCTGCAGTGCGTACTTGAACGTAATActaattcatatttcattaataaaaaaataattaaaatcaaacgcGATGGTGATTTCGTATTTGTCTTTCttgtttttatctaattatataatatgatatttatacaaatatttgtgttttctTGTAGAGAATTGTGCTCAGCATGGAACTCACGTGTGGGCTCCCAAAACACGAACGCACCGGCTCACAGAGTTCAAGCACTGTTCAACGACCTAGGATTATATCTGACCTCAGCCCAAGGTAATTCTTTTGCAACTACACTTTACCttatttgtgtaaaattcttaatacattttgttttacccGTTTTTACAGTCGCTGAAATGATGCAGTGCGTAATGAAATGCGCTAATAGAAGTTCGCCGGTGTACATGACATTTGGTGAATTTTGCTTGTTGGCtaagaaacttaaaaatggCCTGGATAGagggtaaatattaaacagaaaTTTTAGTTTGGTTTATTACAGTGTTTATGACTTAATGTTCTATTTTATGGGTAGCTATTATTGAGTTGTATCAATTTATatcgtaatattgtattggtacctatacccaaatccaatattatttctatcttAGATATTTGCTGCATGTgtacaatagaaaaaaatatgtatgagataaaattatacatacaaattcaCATAAAGATAATCATAGTCAATATTATCACAGTTCGATGTGTTTAATTTGAATCCCTGTGAAATAAGTTAATCTATGATTAACTATATGTATTGTCAcactaatgtttattaattatccaaaataatatacctagtgttaaataaatcttgttgaaagaaaaaaaaatattgataagtgCTTTAAATTCTAATACCAATCATAAAAAACGGGaatgaaataacattttatatttttcttgagaATCGCATGTACTTTATAAACCTatcagatttttattatactatacgcgTACTACACGTAAAAAGAAattacgattttaaaatacttattatttataacttgctataaaattaaaatataaaaaaattacattgagctctaaattataatcttgcctttaaatttattgactgatcaatatttacttttaatattaaaaatacctgagctaaaaagattattttgagtataaaATTGTCTATTCATATGTAAATGCACGTTTGTACGTAAGACGGAAACAACACATCCCATTTTAACGTTCTCTTAATACATACTAATAGAAACTAGGAAgtaattttgaacatttataatGGGTAATTCTgggtgattattttatcaataaacttTGATTGCctcaataagtatatattaatattaaaaatattatagtcattattatgataaaatagtaggttttactattttttatcgttacatatcattttttatttcatattcaatgcagatttttttttatctttgcttgtaatactaaatacctataactacTCAttgaattttcgatttttatgcatcaaaattattataaaattatttttttttttttttttgaaatatgaaataatttaaacatgcaTGCTctcattcaaaaaatataaaaaacttaaaaaattgtccaaagttaatgtataaatttaaaaaaaaatgtcccgtattttatagtaaagatATACAATtggataggtaataattattatgtctaagttaaaaatctattaaatatttatttatgtattatatacattattacattaaatagtaaattgtatatttcaatGAACTGTTATTGTgctatttatctattaaataagaTGATTATTTTAGTGAGTATTTATCCTttgcttaaatttttatttataaacgattATAAAGATATAGGATACTACGGTCTTGTATGTTGTCCCTTGTCTCCGCCTTATAAACATACAACACGAAAAAAAAGCTTTGAGTAAAACcgattttgtattgttaactttaataaaagaGGAAATTAACcttttatcaaacttaaaggtaTAAACATACAAACAGTATCGGTTATCTCTGGTTGGTTTTTtacaatagtttaattttaaatcgaatataataataagtacaatatataatactaaaatataaaaatgcttataagttataacttgtttaaaaattaaaacataaaattcgaCTACACCTAATAGATAATGTTTAtacctttaagtttgattATAGATCAATTCACTGTAGTATTAAAGTTAACAACACAAAATCAATTCTACTGAAAGCACaatttccattattattgtacgtttGTTAGAAGGAGACAACATTATGTGAGTCACTGAGTCTAGCACTTTAGCATTAtgttagtattatacattaaaattaaatctacagtattataacttatcactatatagtacctacagcatacctatttaaaattaattaagagtCTGgtagatatacaatatacaatatacatgttgtTGATAAgtttgtttatactttatttaatgtcCATTATCTagttacaattatttgttaaattatcaacttatttgatataaaatatattctctaagatataatataacgttacatgtaattaaataatacttaatgttAATGATGcaattaaaacattgaataaaaactATCCTTACTACTCATTATATTTCCGCATGATCATATACATTCTATTAATAGAGTTACCtatgttgaataattaatttataatgtaaaaccgataaaataaaaaaaaaatccttcatCAATCATCATAATATCTTCGCTTTtcgattgtatttttattttttaattaattttttttttttttatgtgtaaaattaataacgacTCCAGCGTAAagatgttaatataattaaaaatagtaatttaataataatactttctactaaacaataataattattattgtgcttgCTTACTATTAGTTGTACGTTTTAATACTTTGAAGTActcatgtttatttataatggtgATATACTCACAAAATAATTCCTTTGTAAAGTTGGACGATTTCCCATAAATTAATCTGTCagtgtattattttgaaaagtagtACAATATCGCTGtatgatattttgatatatatataacactgacattttttctaatatttctataatattttaatgaacctatatatatattatgatacatattttttaaaataccgaGAAAATTGTCTCTATTTGTTCatctgttaaaatatattttttcaaagaaaCTTCAATGATGGTGTAGTGGTGtagtacctatagttattttcCATCACATGTACTCCACTACatctaagataataatataaaataatatattttattataaattatattgtgtgtacaTTTAACTACGTACAGCGAAAAATCATGtagtaaatcattataattatttattttaatttatgatgtgTCACGTGTACTTAAAAGGGTTACATCATTTTCTATTCTCGACAATTTGTTTatccttaataatatataccatataattcttataataaacacatgatgtaaacatattactattattaataatatatacatggaCGTGGTAAGAATAATTTGAACCCCCAAGGCAATAAGTATTGAAATGCCCGTACTCACCTGTCAAtagttactattaaataatttaattagagaATATTACGATTTTGGATGGAGAAGACACCGTACCTACGTTAATTgtcaaattatacaaaaaatttaaaataacatactcATTACTCACTTATTTTCTAATGAAAAGTGATATTTAATGAAAGTTCAaggtatattatctaaattatgcAATATCTACATCTGTTAactgcaatttaaaaatgagtaaaTTTTAGTCCCAGTAATATgtcgttttattatacaacagaCCAGCActgaatgtaatattaaaaaaatatatgtacattttactatttatattgtctACTCTACCGAAATTCcttaggaaaaaaataatttccattattaaataacaaattacaataattacttatatgcACTGacaacaaatgaaaaaaaaagcgggtataagtgggtaccgctctgctgtacattaggtgccgtgtagattacttatatattatgtaagtgttacatttgaatccaatgatagttatcattgtatacgaaaaatgattctgaacgaagatgatttgtcagcctaggatataattttcagtgcttggtgaaaaaggtggtttatgttttaatggcctgaatacaccaaaatttaagttattttataattattgtaagttaaacttatgaaaaatcttgtattaaattttcaactcttagctacttatgcaaatttttttatgaattatacctacaaaatattttgcaaatattcatgattttgacgaatttttgtcagtatttgaacttcaaatgctaataaaaaaaaattgtgcctatgtattcttataatttttaaattactataagagaaacttatgagaaactttgcattaaattttcaagtatttttattgggccaaaaaaattttatcgatacttcaaaaaaaaaatttcagttgtctattaatagaaataaataaatcacttcgttcagaatctaaaattaataataaatgatgatgtatattgtataaatacagaacctattcatatttattacgaAAAATTATGACTGtgtgtacctattatgtattattattaaacttattgatgcgacattgtttaaaaatgctGGTTCCTAATAATTGTAGTTAACTTTAACACCAGAGTGTTATTCTAtgcgaattaaaattattattgtttctatctgagttttgttaaataaagataggaattttatatttatatgttgaaTACCAATGGCTATATAAGTAATGTAGTGTGCCGTACACTACATTTCGCATATTAGTGATCGTTGCTGTAATAATGGTATACTACCCgtgttttatagtatataaactaTTCTTTTGCAGAATACCGAGATCTGTGCAGTTTTCACGGCTGTTAGAAAAAGACCAAGAGAAACACATCAGgggcataaaaaaaaactcgagtaagccaaatcaaaatataatgactggttgtaataatattaagctaCGTCCGCTGGTGACAACCCTGCACATACTCTTATTCCTGATCCTGTTACCATTAATATCCTCCGTTAATACAGGAAGTCCTCACAACTACGATGTGTTCCTGGGCGGCTCCTGTAATCCAACTACCTGGCGTAAAGACTTAGCCATACCGTACCTGCAAGATGCCGGTGTGTCATTTTACAATCCggtaaatatctatattatgtaatattatactgtaaatattatcatgcACAAATTGTTATGCGTAACTTGAACGGAAGTTATTTTGCacgcattattatataatatttacgttgatatatttttttaaattttcttcaatataaaatattacgcattaaaatttttctgtaaaaattaaattaaactacacCCATACTCAAacgttttagtaaatattaagttcTCATTACCCCACATAATATGCAGTTgtggtaaaaatgttttatttgttatgtttaaggttagatttatataaattgactCGCACGACTTATTCCTTTCTAAATATGGCGTAATGTCATGTGTATGGTTTAAATGTGCATGGTTTACATGCGTACTTGTGTGGCATGCATAcagttgtatacttgtatcTCAAAGTTTTTAGGACACTATTCTATCAAGgtctattgttattgtttatcccactcgatataaaaatataaaatattcaaccaaggattcaattttaaaaagcgCTTGTTTCAAAcgataaagaataaaataatcattagtcAAGCAGTAGCATTTTTTTcactaaaacataattatcgtTAAAATTCTAACTGCTTGTGGTACAGAAccgattaatttttagtatttttacacattttttaccaaaaaaattaatattttttaaactaatatttattgtaagaaACAGAAAAGGTTTTAACaatggattttaatttttttttaaatgtacagtgcatttatttagttagattagtcattaaaaatgcatgtataggtatttagtatttactatttataaaataaacaattaagttATACTTGTGATGGTATTTTGCGAAATGCAATTAAATTGATGTATTGCCAACATTTTATACAGGTACTGGAGTAGGACaggtataacattaaattacaatgGAAATGGTCTCTATATGGGGCATATATATTCacatcttatataataaattataaggtaGGCAGATCTTGcagttaaattcaattaagctaatttatatttaataatctattatttgaTAGCAAACATTTATCATATCATTTCATAACAGTAAGTATGTATGAGTGTATAACTGCAcacaatttatgaaaatatgtaattacgtaaatatatatgaattattttaaatttgtaaatctaaattatctatatcattcgaatgattatatttcttgtatatatgcatataaaaatacagcatatttatgatatataggtacaatacagtatttattaatttattacaaaatatacgtgTTTACTCATTTAATGTATATGAGTAATTaacttactattataaaatattacctatctgACACGTATTACTGCGTTCCaatgttgtaaataaaaaccacTAAACGGACtcgtgaaattaatattataatttttaagtacagtAGAATCCGTCACCTTCGGGACTTGGGAGTAAAGCCGGAACATGAAATAGGTCGGATTATCAGAATATTCAGAATATACAGAaacatttgaagaaaaaattgtatgtaatttatttattaaaatattttaaattacaaacatgtattaaattatttactacataatatatgtaacacaaacatttgaatgaaagtattacatatatacacaaatatttgatCCAAatgcacatatttttaaagtattcacATCGATAATACTATAGTCAGATGATCAACCTGAGTGGTAGATGGGAGGGATTCTACTGTATTCATGAAATGAGTCTAAtactgtgtattatatatttgctcggacaaaaaacatgttaactaaattgttgttttatcaaaatcgaatttaaaCATAGGTGTCTACCAGATTTAACATTGCGTTCCGTGTATTTTATAGCAAGTAGACCAATGGAGCCAAGATCTTGTCGAAATTGAACACGCGGCCAAGGAGAGCTCGGCGATACTGTTCTACGTGATCGACAGTCAGACTAGAAACGTGGTCAGCGACATAGAGACGGCCAATTTCGCCGGTAACCACAAAAACCTGGTGCTGGTCATCCATCCTCAAGACGCGATTGCCCGCGGGTCGGTGATCGCCGGCGAATCCATCTCTTACAGCGAAGCGGAGGACATTCGCGAAGCCCTAACGATGCTGCACAAAATCGCTGCCAACCAGGGAACGCCGGTATTCGATAACATACCGGAAGCATTAAACAATATCATtcaggtatttaatttattaacacaaaatacgaattaataaaaaatcgattatagttgtaactcaaaaactaatcatcgtaaatacttaaaatttccaccaaatgtttaattatccTTATTAATACATggctaaattttcaaaatattttgactttttttgagctatttatagacaactgaaattttagatttttctaagaaattttttttgaagtgtcaatAAAGAAATTTGGGATGGCCAAAAAacctgaaaatgtaatacaaggtttctcataagtcgttattattgtagttaaaaaaaaaattaaaaatcgctagtgacaatttttttttcataagcgtttaaaagttcaaatttttacaaaatattttaaaatcgtgaAAGTTCAcgtaattttgtaattgaaaatttataaaactttttgtatttatatctaaggttaaaaaatttaacattaatagttttccttcaaatggCTAAATAGAAAACTCGAAGTGTCATTATATAAGACAAATATTAAGaccgtttgaattttaaatttttacgaaatcgtgtaacaataacgatttattatcaaaagatattcaatatttgctattattcaaaaagtataaatcgtagatacttgaaaatatcaCCCgatatttagattggcatttttgATCGGTTCAGTACAAGTGTATGGACTCACATATAAAATCGgcattttgttttacttcAGTTCTAACCGAATCGGCCAATCGGGTCTAGTGTATGCGTGGTTTAACTTTTCCCTgcatttttgtacatattttataataatttttttttcacgataatattattaaaatatttcgaataTTTTCTAAGCTATTAATTGGTATAAAacagtttcaaaattatttttagtttttttcttataagtaTCGATTAAAAAATGTCTGGGTCGAaatgcttgaaaatttaatataaattcctcatatattgttagtttttcaataaaaaaatatcaatattaaaatttataatttaatggggTTTAAAGTCaaagttttaacaaaattagtaaacataagcaaattattttgtaacaataatatttttgatttaattcaaaattttttttatttataggttctattatattatattattattttttcctattatACGGTATTTACAggaagatattattaatttttgtgctgttaagtttatatatatggaaaacttattataataattaaatattattattatacctaataaatgcaatgtttttaaaaaaaattacatcaaccttctataataggtactaaaagtaaaatagatTACTTTAAcagttatatcaaaaaatatatatcacttAGTGAGTGATACCTATAGACTGATAGACTGtttccgctcagaatcgttttcataacaatgatatacctatcatgaaattaaaattttataaatctataatagatACCCACTCAACACCTAATGCCGGTTTCATAACGGAACTCATTTATCtaccttttaatttatttcaatatattttaaatacatcaacAGTTTCAATTGCGGActgggtatatttttatacatttatccacctaaatattttttattcatatgtaAATTACATCCAAGACCTTTCTTTTTACATTGTTGTTAAGTTTTTTCAACGTATTATTCCTTTCACTTTTCATAACctccattttttattaaattgaaaaaaattatcactaGTAAACTGTAGAGCAACTTAAAAACTCGTGCGTCAGATAGAACTTTGATCAAACACACACTGACTgctagtaatattatgtaagtgagCATATTATCTAGGTCGAtcaatattaaagataatattaatacttatcttTAAATTGTACAACCAAGCGGAAATCGGAATATTCCAGGCCACAATTTacgtatgttttaaaaataggtacatgaGCCGccagttacataatatagtacctatatgacTATGACCTTTTTCGGGGACGCAATTTACCGACTCcgaatatattaatcattatagggatattaataataagaaatcattttagtaaatttaatttggtttcACTTTTTGGTCTGATCCAAGGTTAGCTCCCCCTACCCTCAAAATCtcaataaaaagaaaagttgctaattcaaaagttaaaattttataaaatagaatatattctgAGTATGTAAACTtttcacttattattaataatgtctaAAAATGATacctttcaaaattaaaaccttAGACCATTTGTGTACCtactaacaaatataaatgccaacttaaatattgatttttttatgttcatttttgttgttttatttatgaatttaagatTCTGAAAGACAAAAACCGTCAAATCAACGATACCAGTGAAGACGACACTACGTATCGGtgagaattaaataaatacaatatattatgcttaatataacacacaatatatagtactattagtatttagtacttACTGAAGCTATAGTTctttcaaaaatgattttaattatttttatacttaaataatataacttcttTATTCGTGTTttctttaacaaatttaaacttaatcaaATCATAgaaatttatctataaattataaacttatataacttataaaataacttttgtatAAACTTGGTCAATTTTTTCATCCGAGACAATTTAACttgttacaaaaattgtattacaaagaaacaacatttattataatatggtgcgTCTCGTTTCGTTTCAGCAAGATCCGTGATGCATTTAACAAGTTCAACGTCGATGCGCCGGGAGAGATTAACATTTCCCATGTATGTTGTGGGTAGGACTCGAATAATGATTTACAATTGACGTCGACGCACTTATAGTTATCGACTGACggcatgtgtgtgtgttttttattattattattattcaggtgACAAGGGCTATCCGACTATTGGCCAATCAGAATCTGTCCGAAAACGATGTGCTAAATCTGACATCCGAACTCCGTGATACCaaaggtacctatacaaaaataaaattaattaagattttattttttaatattaaaataaattacagctTTCAAATagtctcaaaaaaaaaagttttttttatttaagttttgttttgtGCTATTTTTTTCTTGCATGTTCATTTAGAAATGTGATCATTTATACATTCttacaatttacttatttaataatttattatagaattattaaaccTTAGTAGACTTACTATTCCCAattaacctaaaaaaaaatatatacaaacactaTTTTGTCTATGGTCCATTCTTGTATAAGTcacaacaaattaattttttcggaATTTAAATATCGTccataatagaatatttaaaaattgttaatcttTACGTTGAGcttttttaatgtaggtatgcGTGTGTTGTTACAGATGCCGGAAGTAACCACCAAGTTTATTTTACGTTCAACGAATTTTACTCTATTGCTTCTAAATTTCTACAATTACCAGACAAAAACAATCACAGGAGTGGATTTGACATCGGTGAATTATAACTTCTTgacttataatatagcatCTATAGCCATTAGGCATTCGGGCGTGCGCAGATTCAAAGAGTATAGGCAGACAGTCAGtgcccatattatattattatcggcccaccatattaaaactttaagacTCTTTAAACTTAATGtgcttttaatatacatatattatatatataataggaaaATACAAGTTACAGACTACCACTCATCATTATACTGAGAAAGTTGTCGTGGTgggttaatattaaagttaaaatgcaATCcgaaagaaaaaagaaattaataatgttatcaataataaataatcacaagTAAAACATTGAACAATTGGTTTTTCAGTACACAATAACAATTGactcataacaatttttaataccagAGATGCCGCTCAGTTTAGCTTCGCCTATATAAGGTTCAGTCGCTTATTAGACTCAAAATCTTCTAAAATGGTCCGatcgtattaaaatacattataaaaaaataagttataagacTAGTCATTTCAGTTATAAGActcaaattttgtaaaaaaaaaaaaaaaatggttgaaaataaacatttttggtgaaaatttagaaatttaagttcattgattttgaaaagttaCATATAGTACTATAGTTTCGATTCCGTGCTTTCGTGCTTTATAACGTGTGTAGGTACTGCAGTGCatgtataacaaattttatcacatttcacatattttatcgtaattatcatattatctagttttaattaatttgctatttataatatcacgtGTTAAAGTAGATTAAAGTAAAagcaaaatatgtaataaaataaaattcataattaaataaaaataatatgctttttcTCACTCCGCTTATAAGGTTCATACGGTTAAAAGACTCACTTAATGCTGGTCCCAAAGTGAATCTTTTAAGCCACGTCtactgtatatgtatattatactagccGCTACACGTCTATAATTGTTAAACTGCCACGgactttcaaaatttcaacaatataatagaattcACTGTGTGAATTAtcctgattttttttcaattcgctttaaaaatataatctaaaatagatttaggtacctatatttcttACAATTAATGTATGGGTAATTTTATTGAGACATTGGGCACTTCGGACCATGAAATATTTCTCAAGGCGTGCCAGGCGAGGATCCAGAACATGTATTTTACTGAGGGaggcatattaaataaaatttcgctAAAAACGCTATCggtaacaatttataatttcattggCTGCCAAAAATAGACATAATAGAAAATTCACCGGAGCCTACGGGGTAAGGGGGCATGGCCCCTTGGATCTGTGTCTAATTGCACTCAGCATGTGCGTACGCCTAACATCAAATATGTTTggctatttaaatgttaaaaaaaaaaccatgttataatcatttaaacatttttacaggAAACTCGTATCGTTTGAATGTAGGCAGGCCATTTTATTTGTCACAGGAGAGTGTTGAAACAACAAGATCTTCAAAGACTACCGATATTTATCTAGCTGGAGAAAGCGGTGATGATATTCGGTGGAGAGAAGACATTGCTATTCCCATGATcaagtatattaaacatttagttgtcaatttaatgattagtgtattaatttttttttttctgtagaaaatctaatttaacatATCACGCAGCATCCAGAACAGACCTA
Protein-coding regions in this window:
- the LOC114122149 gene encoding uncharacterized protein LOC114122149 isoform X4 encodes the protein MHRELCSAWNSRVGSQNTNAPAHRVQALFNDLGLYLTSAQVAEMMQCVMKCANRSSPVYMTFGEFCLLAKKLKNGLDRGIPRSVQFSRLLEKDQEKHIRGIKKNSSKPNQNIMTGCNNIKLRPLVTTLHILLFLILLPLISSVNTGSPHNYDVFLGGSCNPTTWRKDLAIPYLQDAGVSFYNPQVDQWSQDLVEIEHAAKESSAILFYVIDSQTRNVVSDIETANFAGNHKNLVLVIHPQDAIARGSVIAGESISYSEAEDIREALTMLHKIAANQGTPVFDNIPEALNNIIQILKDKNRQINDTSEDDTTYRKIRDAFNKFNVDAPGEINISHVTRAIRLLANQNLSENDVLNLTSELRDTKDAGSNHQVYFTFNEFYSIASKFLQLPDKNNHRSGFDIGNSYRLNVGRPFYLSQESVETTRSSKTTDIYLAGESGDDIRWREDIAIPMIKKSNLTYHAASRTDLSVLLDARTILFVIPNNSRSLATMTQAAYCIAKGYRMVLCIQNLSKDNCTIRGEKLTQTAINDYNRGRIYLADLAARARVPVFESIKEAVEITVQKSL
- the LOC114122149 gene encoding uncharacterized protein LOC114122149 isoform X1 — its product is MDSDDHQLQKQHQRRRRSTTAVLLQQPGVRWRAVQPARRSCSAVTERDVMMVTAGAWQPSRQHSVTAKRSSRVYRELCSAWNSRVGSQNTNAPAHRVQALFNDLGLYLTSAQVAEMMQCVMKCANRSSPVYMTFGEFCLLAKKLKNGLDRGIPRSVQFSRLLEKDQEKHIRGIKKNSSKPNQNIMTGCNNIKLRPLVTTLHILLFLILLPLISSVNTGSPHNYDVFLGGSCNPTTWRKDLAIPYLQDAGVSFYNPQVDQWSQDLVEIEHAAKESSAILFYVIDSQTRNVVSDIETANFAGNHKNLVLVIHPQDAIARGSVIAGESISYSEAEDIREALTMLHKIAANQGTPVFDNIPEALNNIIQILKDKNRQINDTSEDDTTYRKIRDAFNKFNVDAPGEINISHVTRAIRLLANQNLSENDVLNLTSELRDTKDAGSNHQVYFTFNEFYSIASKFLQLPDKNNHRSGFDIGNSYRLNVGRPFYLSQESVETTRSSKTTDIYLAGESGDDIRWREDIAIPMIKKSNLTYHAASRTDLSVLLDARTILFVIPNNSRSLATMTQAAYCIAKGYRMVLCIQNLSKDNCTIRGEKLTQTAINDYNRGRIYLADLAARARVPVFESIKEAVEITVQKSL
- the LOC114122149 gene encoding uncharacterized protein LOC114122149 isoform X3; the protein is MDQDLNTETQKKELCSAWNSRVGSQNTNAPAHRVQALFNDLGLYLTSAQVAEMMQCVMKCANRSSPVYMTFGEFCLLAKKLKNGLDRGIPRSVQFSRLLEKDQEKHIRGIKKNSSKPNQNIMTGCNNIKLRPLVTTLHILLFLILLPLISSVNTGSPHNYDVFLGGSCNPTTWRKDLAIPYLQDAGVSFYNPQVDQWSQDLVEIEHAAKESSAILFYVIDSQTRNVVSDIETANFAGNHKNLVLVIHPQDAIARGSVIAGESISYSEAEDIREALTMLHKIAANQGTPVFDNIPEALNNIIQILKDKNRQINDTSEDDTTYRKIRDAFNKFNVDAPGEINISHVTRAIRLLANQNLSENDVLNLTSELRDTKDAGSNHQVYFTFNEFYSIASKFLQLPDKNNHRSGFDIGNSYRLNVGRPFYLSQESVETTRSSKTTDIYLAGESGDDIRWREDIAIPMIKKSNLTYHAASRTDLSVLLDARTILFVIPNNSRSLATMTQAAYCIAKGYRMVLCIQNLSKDNCTIRGEKLTQTAINDYNRGRIYLADLAARARVPVFESIKEAVEITVQKSL
- the LOC114122149 gene encoding uncharacterized protein LOC114122149 isoform X2, yielding MDSDDHQLQKQHQRRRRSTTAVLLQQPGVRWRAVQPARRSCSAVTERDVMMVTAGAWQPSRQHSVTAKRSSRVYRELCSAWNSRVGSQNTNAPAHRVQALFNDLGLYLTSAQVAEMMQCVMKCANRSSPVYMTFGEFCLLAKKLKNGLDRGIPRSVQFSRLLEKDQEKHIRGIKKNSRSPHNYDVFLGGSCNPTTWRKDLAIPYLQDAGVSFYNPQVDQWSQDLVEIEHAAKESSAILFYVIDSQTRNVVSDIETANFAGNHKNLVLVIHPQDAIARGSVIAGESISYSEAEDIREALTMLHKIAANQGTPVFDNIPEALNNIIQILKDKNRQINDTSEDDTTYRKIRDAFNKFNVDAPGEINISHVTRAIRLLANQNLSENDVLNLTSELRDTKDAGSNHQVYFTFNEFYSIASKFLQLPDKNNHRSGFDIGNSYRLNVGRPFYLSQESVETTRSSKTTDIYLAGESGDDIRWREDIAIPMIKKSNLTYHAASRTDLSVLLDARTILFVIPNNSRSLATMTQAAYCIAKGYRMVLCIQNLSKDNCTIRGEKLTQTAINDYNRGRIYLADLAARARVPVFESIKEAVEITVQKSL